Proteins encoded within one genomic window of Thiothrix litoralis:
- a CDS encoding glucosamine inositolphosphorylceramide transferase family protein, translating to MSVSTFRAALIVDGEYISAWQYWMLERLLASRSVVLVGVIFRQPDAFSCQRKMNTALLKVLQYFDGKLFKCPITARVPTNILPLLGDVTLCDAGSKRYQALLADQGLDVAIDLSGQAPLPELLSAAKYGIWRYFYGSPACLSDRYANIHEYADRRDEIISGVERCMAGQDSPECIFSATTSTDMASINRGVERTLWKMADFIPQRLHELALVGEADFFRNVRERIQPAANPIRHYASASPGLSMTLRILLRYPRNFLRKLYNALFRNEQWVLMTKTTANATDAGVQEHFHKWIPPRDRFWADPFVLEHAGEQYIFFEELVYARGIGHLACVRLNADGSHTEPVTILEKPYHLSYPFVFQHQGQYYLIPETAGNHTVEVYRCEEFPHRWVFEKNLMEGVEAYDATLLEHEGRWWMFASMRQHQSCSPSEALYLFHADDPLSTEWQAHPQNPVVASAARARPAGRIFREAGNLYRPSQNCAGVYGRGLNVNLITQLDLQTYHEEMVSSYLPDGEHDMNGMHTLGIGMGVSVTDAVHVHRRLGILDRWMAKLT from the coding sequence ATGTCGGTTAGCACTTTCAGGGCTGCCCTGATTGTTGATGGCGAATATATTTCCGCCTGGCAATACTGGATGCTGGAACGTTTGCTGGCGTCCCGCAGTGTGGTGCTGGTTGGGGTTATTTTTCGTCAGCCTGATGCTTTTTCTTGTCAGCGCAAAATGAATACAGCCTTGTTGAAGGTATTGCAATATTTTGATGGCAAGCTGTTTAAATGCCCAATAACAGCACGAGTTCCCACCAATATTCTTCCCCTGCTGGGTGATGTCACCTTATGCGATGCTGGCAGTAAACGTTATCAGGCATTGTTGGCCGATCAAGGGCTGGACGTGGCGATTGACCTGAGTGGACAGGCACCGTTACCCGAATTATTGAGTGCTGCCAAGTACGGTATATGGCGGTATTTTTACGGTAGCCCCGCATGTTTATCAGACCGTTACGCCAATATTCACGAATACGCCGATCGTCGCGATGAAATCATCTCGGGCGTTGAGCGCTGCATGGCGGGGCAAGATTCACCGGAATGCATTTTTTCCGCCACCACCAGTACCGACATGGCTTCCATTAACCGTGGCGTTGAGCGCACTTTGTGGAAGATGGCAGATTTTATTCCACAGCGTTTGCATGAGCTTGCCCTTGTGGGTGAGGCTGATTTTTTCCGTAATGTCAGGGAGCGTATCCAGCCAGCGGCAAACCCTATCCGGCATTACGCTTCTGCTTCACCCGGCTTGTCCATGACGCTACGGATCTTATTGCGCTATCCCCGGAATTTTCTCAGGAAGTTGTATAACGCCTTATTCCGTAATGAACAGTGGGTGTTAATGACCAAAACGACGGCTAATGCAACCGATGCCGGGGTGCAGGAACATTTCCACAAGTGGATTCCGCCGCGTGACCGTTTTTGGGCTGACCCCTTCGTGCTCGAACACGCTGGTGAGCAGTACATATTTTTTGAGGAACTGGTTTATGCCCGTGGCATTGGGCATCTGGCATGTGTGCGCCTGAATGCGGATGGCTCGCACACTGAGCCGGTAACGATTCTGGAAAAACCGTATCACTTGTCGTATCCCTTTGTGTTTCAACATCAGGGGCAGTATTACCTGATTCCTGAAACGGCAGGCAATCACACGGTGGAAGTGTACCGCTGCGAGGAATTTCCGCACCGCTGGGTTTTCGAGAAAAACCTGATGGAAGGGGTGGAGGCGTATGACGCGACCTTGCTGGAACACGAAGGCCGCTGGTGGATGTTTGCCAGTATGCGCCAGCACCAAAGCTGTTCGCCGAGCGAAGCGCTTTATCTGTTTCATGCTGATGATCCCCTGAGCACCGAATGGCAGGCACACCCGCAGAACCCGGTGGTGGCGAGTGCAGCGCGGGCGCGTCCTGCCGGGCGTATTTTCAGGGAGGCTGGCAACTTGTACCGGCCTTCGCAAAATTGTGCGGGTGTTTACGGTCGCGGCCTGAATGTAAACCTGATCACGCAACTGGATTTACAGACGTATCACGAGGAAATGGTAAGCAGTTATCTACCGGATGGTGAGCATGACATGAATGGTATGCACACGCTGGGTATCGGCATGGGAGTTTCGGTGACGGATGCGGTACACGTACACCGTCGTTTAGGTATATTGGATCGTTGGATGGCGAAATTGACATGA
- a CDS encoding excalibur calcium-binding domain-containing protein: MKTKLITIFALSLLLGTSAAYAKGTSCKSFSNQSAAQDYYNAKKKGWKGLDRDKDGEACECLPGGSKYEESVCRSWRKKNGK, from the coding sequence ATGAAAACCAAGTTGATCACCATTTTTGCCCTATCCCTGCTGCTGGGAACCAGTGCCGCGTATGCCAAGGGTACATCATGCAAGTCGTTCAGCAATCAGTCCGCCGCGCAGGATTATTACAACGCCAAGAAAAAAGGCTGGAAAGGTCTGGATCGTGACAAGGACGGCGAAGCGTGCGAATGCTTGCCGGGTGGCTCAAAGTATGAAGAGAGCGTGTGCCGTAGCTGGCGTAAAAAAAACGGAAAATAA
- a CDS encoding oligosaccharide flippase family protein: protein MYVKHSLLYLLAKLAPALASFVVLAAYTRWMSAEEYGVFTTILVVASSVSLFAFGWLYVGIMRFWNKQEVTAGAVEQLISVSVLTIAAFVGLLALIFALVTGQVAVAAGFFVVFLSSAFYEAYQRINSITLKVNHYVWAEVTRTLLTMGSGLLLVWAGYSWLGAIGGVVLGVLLVLMLSGALWRHFRFSWRGLDRDVLKSLLVYGLPLSLSLVLLEVIHTSDRVMIGWLLGYGQAGEYAVAYNLPFQILMMMTSSLNLAAYPVVIRTLEQEGQQQAEARLQQYFVLLMGVSIPAIFGLVGIADAFIPLLVGAAFVPTSISLLPWIGIAIFANCTYLFYVSLSFQLAKYTAGSVKVVGVAAVVNVVLNLVLIPTYGLLGATLASIAAYLICLVYGYYLGRQHFALTMPVLDVGKILLAALVMYGLMGQLPESLVHGAYRVALQILLGVLTYATLVWLLDIGNVRQLLKGRLGWATFSMSSPR, encoded by the coding sequence ATGTACGTTAAACACAGCTTACTGTATTTGTTAGCAAAACTGGCTCCCGCCTTGGCGAGTTTCGTGGTGTTGGCGGCCTATACGCGCTGGATGTCGGCAGAGGAATACGGTGTTTTCACCACCATTCTGGTGGTGGCATCGAGCGTTAGCCTGTTTGCGTTTGGCTGGCTGTATGTCGGCATTATGCGCTTCTGGAACAAGCAGGAAGTGACAGCAGGTGCGGTGGAGCAGTTGATCAGCGTATCGGTGTTGACGATTGCCGCGTTTGTGGGTTTGTTGGCGTTGATATTTGCCTTGGTGACTGGGCAGGTGGCTGTCGCGGCGGGATTTTTTGTGGTGTTCCTCAGCTCGGCTTTCTACGAGGCTTATCAGCGGATTAACTCGATTACCCTGAAGGTTAACCACTATGTGTGGGCGGAAGTGACCCGCACTTTGCTGACCATGGGCAGTGGTTTATTGCTGGTCTGGGCAGGTTATTCGTGGCTCGGTGCGATTGGTGGTGTGGTGTTGGGCGTCTTGCTGGTGCTGATGCTTTCCGGGGCATTGTGGCGGCATTTTCGGTTTTCCTGGCGCGGACTGGATAGGGATGTATTGAAATCCCTGTTGGTGTATGGCTTGCCGCTGAGTTTGTCGCTGGTCTTGCTGGAAGTGATTCATACGTCTGACCGGGTGATGATTGGCTGGCTGCTGGGGTATGGGCAAGCGGGTGAATATGCAGTCGCTTATAACCTGCCGTTCCAGATTTTGATGATGATGACCAGTTCGCTGAATCTGGCGGCTTATCCGGTGGTGATTCGCACGCTGGAGCAAGAAGGCCAGCAACAAGCGGAAGCCCGTCTCCAGCAGTATTTTGTGCTGTTGATGGGGGTGTCGATCCCGGCGATTTTTGGGCTGGTGGGGATCGCTGATGCGTTTATCCCGTTACTGGTGGGGGCGGCATTTGTGCCTACCTCTATCAGTTTATTGCCGTGGATTGGTATCGCTATTTTCGCCAACTGTACCTATTTGTTCTATGTGTCCTTGTCGTTCCAGTTGGCAAAGTATACTGCTGGCTCAGTCAAGGTCGTGGGTGTGGCGGCAGTGGTGAATGTGGTGTTGAATCTGGTATTGATCCCTACTTACGGTTTGCTGGGGGCAACGTTGGCGTCGATTGCGGCGTACCTGATTTGTCTGGTGTACGGTTATTATCTGGGCAGGCAGCATTTTGCATTGACCATGCCAGTGCTGGATGTTGGCAAAATCCTGCTGGCGGCTTTGGTCATGTACGGGCTGATGGGGCAATTGCCGGAATCGTTGGTGCATGGCGCATACCGGGTTGCCTTGCAAATCCTGCTGGGTGTTTTGACCTATGCGACGTTGGTCTGGCTGCTGGATATTGGCAATGTGCGCCAATTGCTCAAAGGGAGGCTGGGATGGGCAACATTCTCTATGTCATCACCTCGCTGA
- a CDS encoding DUF4091 domain-containing protein: MARALTRWCCYGCLLLSLGGCSPDKAVTGLQVKAIGALDRFAPFEPVVGTDAVTLFAACNEYEGFQFVITGGTQGATNVQASVSPLRSAAGEVIDTVQVFRERYVKVSTPSPHSPYPPQYWPDILLPAANPAKKIAAAYRAFPQNLTAGENLPVWVDVQVPTGTKPGVYTGKVQVSADGQTSLELPITLTVWNFTLPERSPLRTVFGTNGYRVAEIYGFERTGKSAEDNRLIRAYNDFMLDHYLTPESLWDASPEADAEGKPDFQRNFAGLGTVTENMRHYMQDKHATAYTYVFADSYPFTDPLGKDRQRAQQFMREYAAWCAAEAGAEHCYTDPSFVDEPDTREAYQYARRWGEFFDEVRLPKGEKIRFQVSEPPLNENPTLGRLLGAVDVWIPKFYDLWQDVDHLGKNVVGQRLAAGEEVWAYTALVLDFDEYRQRNPRADVLKGHYPPVWQLDFPAINYRIPTWLFHRYGVTGLGYWDTLAWAKGTDVWNDAASFISDNPPGIRFNGDGLLVYPAKQAQAGFDGPLASLRLKWIRESVEDYAYIDLLLQAGETEFVQQQLGQIARHFGDWDNNPALLMQVRQALGERLASR; this comes from the coding sequence ATGGCTCGCGCTCTGACCCGCTGGTGTTGTTATGGCTGCCTGCTGCTCAGTTTGGGTGGCTGTTCCCCGGACAAGGCTGTCACGGGTTTGCAGGTAAAGGCCATTGGTGCGCTGGACAGGTTTGCCCCCTTTGAACCCGTGGTGGGTACGGATGCTGTCACGCTGTTTGCTGCCTGCAACGAGTACGAAGGCTTTCAGTTCGTGATTACCGGCGGCACGCAAGGTGCGACGAATGTGCAGGCGAGTGTTTCCCCCTTGCGTAGCGCGGCGGGTGAGGTAATCGACACGGTACAAGTGTTTCGTGAGCGTTACGTCAAGGTCAGTACGCCCTCGCCGCATTCGCCTTACCCGCCGCAGTACTGGCCGGATATTTTGTTGCCTGCTGCGAACCCTGCTAAGAAAATTGCCGCTGCTTACCGCGCATTCCCGCAAAACCTGACGGCGGGCGAAAACTTGCCGGTGTGGGTGGATGTGCAGGTGCCAACAGGTACTAAACCCGGTGTCTATACCGGCAAAGTGCAGGTGAGTGCTGATGGGCAGACATCACTGGAATTGCCAATTACGTTGACGGTGTGGAATTTTACGCTGCCGGAACGTTCCCCTTTGCGCACGGTATTCGGGACGAACGGCTATCGGGTGGCGGAAATTTACGGCTTTGAGCGTACCGGGAAATCGGCGGAAGACAATCGTCTGATTCGTGCTTACAATGATTTCATGCTGGATCATTATTTGACGCCAGAAAGCCTGTGGGATGCATCCCCGGAAGCGGATGCGGAAGGCAAGCCTGATTTCCAGCGCAACTTTGCAGGGCTGGGGACAGTCACGGAAAACATGCGCCATTACATGCAGGATAAACACGCGACCGCTTATACCTATGTGTTTGCGGACAGTTACCCGTTTACAGACCCTTTGGGCAAAGACCGCCAGCGGGCGCAGCAATTCATGCGCGAGTATGCGGCATGGTGTGCGGCAGAAGCCGGGGCTGAGCATTGTTACACGGATCCTTCGTTTGTGGATGAGCCGGATACCCGCGAGGCGTATCAGTATGCGCGGCGCTGGGGCGAGTTTTTCGATGAAGTGCGTTTGCCGAAGGGTGAAAAAATCCGTTTTCAGGTGAGCGAACCGCCGTTAAACGAAAACCCGACTTTGGGCCGTTTGCTGGGGGCTGTGGATGTGTGGATTCCCAAGTTCTACGACCTTTGGCAAGACGTGGATCATTTGGGTAAAAACGTGGTGGGGCAGCGTTTGGCTGCGGGTGAAGAAGTCTGGGCGTATACCGCGCTGGTGCTGGACTTTGATGAATACCGCCAACGCAATCCGCGTGCGGATGTGTTGAAAGGCCATTATCCGCCGGTATGGCAACTGGATTTTCCGGCGATCAATTACCGGATTCCTACCTGGCTATTCCACCGTTACGGGGTAACGGGTTTGGGGTATTGGGACACGCTGGCGTGGGCGAAGGGTACGGATGTGTGGAATGATGCCGCCAGTTTTATCAGCGACAATCCGCCCGGCATTCGTTTCAATGGTGATGGCTTGTTGGTGTATCCGGCGAAACAGGCGCAAGCTGGCTTCGATGGGCCGCTGGCTTCACTGCGTTTGAAGTGGATACGTGAGTCGGTGGAAGATTATGCGTATATCGACCTATTGTTGCAGGCGGGTGAAACGGAATTTGTGCAACAGCAATTAGGGCAAATTGCCCGTCATTTTGGTGACTGGGATAACAACCCGGCATTATTAATGCAAGTCAGGCAGGCGTTGGGTGAACGTCTGGCAAGCCGATGA
- a CDS encoding O-antigen ligase family protein, with product MNSIRSAAIFFMMLLAFALPTDGAVEIAGMSLVKIAGLMAFGLAAVLIMMGNSLHAMPAFHSAVLLYVAWVVLSYTWSEMPVPYETSQAVSSEQALKSNLYILMISLLLFQLVNTRQDMQKLYIALVLGSFWLIYLMVKDYQIGGNTVRQEIKQFDANEVSVKLAMVLPLAIYLVTQTKPWWWRLLGLAYIPAAAFTILITGSRTGAVVMVLGLAGFLPTILRSGVMGKAASALVVVVALVGIANVIPAKTIERIFSTGKEISSGTLNERSVIWANAYEEWEESPIYGHGLGSFRRIINPYNIDYTAHNSFVAITAEQGIIGTVLYWAVIVIAFASVWRLSGDERWLLLLMLLIMVIGQMSLTLQDRMYIWFAYALAVLNLYIKNNVQKTEDINRVSIKV from the coding sequence ATGAACAGTATCCGTAGTGCCGCCATTTTTTTCATGATGCTGCTGGCATTTGCCTTGCCGACGGATGGTGCCGTGGAAATCGCTGGCATGTCATTGGTTAAAATCGCCGGTTTGATGGCCTTTGGTTTGGCGGCGGTGCTGATTATGATGGGTAATAGTCTCCATGCCATGCCTGCTTTCCATTCAGCCGTTTTGTTGTATGTGGCGTGGGTAGTGCTGTCTTATACCTGGTCAGAGATGCCGGTTCCGTATGAGACATCGCAGGCAGTGAGTAGTGAGCAGGCATTGAAAAGTAACCTGTATATTTTGATGATCAGTTTGCTGTTATTTCAATTGGTAAATACCCGGCAGGATATGCAGAAACTGTATATTGCGCTGGTACTGGGTTCATTTTGGCTGATTTATTTGATGGTAAAGGATTATCAGATAGGCGGAAATACAGTGCGTCAGGAGATCAAGCAATTCGATGCTAATGAGGTATCCGTCAAACTGGCGATGGTGCTGCCTTTGGCTATTTACTTGGTGACACAAACCAAGCCGTGGTGGTGGCGTTTATTGGGATTGGCTTATATACCGGCAGCGGCTTTTACCATCTTGATCACAGGTTCGCGCACCGGCGCTGTTGTCATGGTGTTAGGTTTGGCAGGATTTTTGCCTACCATTTTGCGTTCCGGGGTGATGGGCAAAGCTGCCAGTGCATTGGTGGTAGTGGTAGCTTTGGTCGGGATTGCCAATGTGATTCCAGCCAAAACCATTGAGCGTATTTTTTCGACCGGCAAAGAAATTTCCAGCGGTACCTTGAATGAGCGTAGCGTAATATGGGCAAATGCGTATGAGGAATGGGAAGAAAGCCCGATTTACGGCCATGGTTTAGGCTCTTTTCGACGGATTATTAATCCATACAATATTGATTATACGGCGCATAACAGTTTTGTGGCGATTACTGCCGAGCAGGGCATTATCGGGACAGTATTGTATTGGGCAGTGATCGTTATTGCGTTTGCATCAGTGTGGCGTTTGTCGGGTGATGAGCGCTGGTTATTATTACTGATGTTGTTGATTATGGTGATCGGACAGATGTCGCTGACGTTGCAGGATCGGATGTATATCTGGTTTGCTTACGCACTGGCTGTCCTGAACCTTTATATTAAAAATAACGTGCAAAAAACCGAAGACATAAACAGGGTATCCATCAAGGTATGA
- a CDS encoding DUF3164 family protein, whose product MAKLVVPEGYRENALGHMVPVAQIREQDLLRDEVVRTLAHDAKLLSEALREFKERAMQDVEDLVRVAAEKYGAKVGGDKGNLSLVSFDGQFKVVRSMAAVITFTEELQAAKALIEACITRWSDGADARLQSLVMRAFKPNTKGELNTKAVLGLLRLEMVNFDGETDAEWAAAMDALRDSIQTSGTTTYFNVYERVGVSDKYRHVALDLAAVG is encoded by the coding sequence ATGGCTAAGTTGGTTGTGCCTGAGGGTTATCGTGAAAATGCGCTGGGGCATATGGTGCCGGTTGCGCAGATTCGGGAGCAGGATTTGTTGCGGGATGAGGTGGTGCGGACGTTGGCGCATGATGCGAAGTTGTTGAGCGAGGCACTGCGGGAGTTTAAGGAGCGTGCTATGCAGGATGTGGAGGATTTGGTGCGGGTGGCGGCTGAGAAGTATGGGGCTAAGGTGGGTGGGGATAAGGGGAATCTTTCCCTGGTTAGCTTCGATGGGCAGTTTAAGGTGGTGCGCTCGATGGCGGCGGTGATTACGTTCACGGAGGAGTTGCAGGCGGCGAAGGCGTTGATTGAGGCGTGTATTACGCGGTGGTCGGATGGGGCGGATGCGCGGTTGCAGTCGTTGGTGATGCGGGCGTTTAAGCCGAATACGAAGGGTGAACTCAATACCAAGGCGGTGTTGGGGTTGTTGCGGTTGGAGATGGTGAATTTTGATGGGGAGACGGATGCGGAGTGGGCGGCGGCGATGGATGCGTTGCGGGATTCTATCCAGACAAGCGGGACGACGACGTATTTTAATGTGTATGAGCGGGTGGGTGTGAGCGATAAGTACCGTCATGTGGCGTTGGATTTGGCGGCTGTGGGTTGA
- a CDS encoding EAL domain-containing protein: MKKQKIHCVVVDQNVEVTASLDAALRHADVLLELKQVASVQQLIPVLQELQPHLLFCPHEKSAPSVELLEMLQRYSPDTLLVWVSRDEWQGLTTWLMGVESCTLPLNDLEYFGQYIDFLLRYSAIKQDFRDCKHLLGVSELRCHWLVDYSWEAIAYISQGMHLYANNAYVTLFGFEGMAEVRSMPVAQLAEAVERKTFEAMSRAADVGSKPSNRLLITLRTLDGERMRAEIRFIPAVLKGKRCTQLHVRPLERNMLKGVSMRKQDNPWEAAEQRLHDAPAPPVAPVVVSAVAKAVVPPPISGMNMVFHKFQRLRENLPNLYMATPEFQQKAQRLDYAALLRQLVTPASRFRLDYWNLGQAVLKLSAQGNEKPGYLVFVSVGGSILNNETDLKRVIELLNAAPAAAERIVLALQYRDCMEQMAGLSKVIKLFRAVGVKLAIDDLPDEPRALKFVQVVKPALVCLDVTKTQRLPAFVAQLAESRCPVIIPGIQDKAALKVAYSTAAAYVQGGVRT; encoded by the coding sequence ATGAAAAAGCAGAAGATACATTGCGTAGTCGTTGATCAGAATGTCGAAGTAACAGCTTCACTGGATGCTGCGCTACGCCATGCTGACGTGCTGTTGGAGCTGAAACAGGTGGCATCAGTGCAGCAACTGATCCCGGTGTTGCAAGAGCTTCAGCCGCACCTGCTGTTTTGCCCGCATGAGAAGTCAGCACCGTCTGTCGAGTTGCTGGAAATGCTGCAACGCTATTCGCCTGATACCTTGCTGGTGTGGGTTTCCCGCGATGAATGGCAGGGCTTGACCACTTGGCTGATGGGGGTTGAATCCTGCACGTTGCCCCTGAATGACTTGGAGTATTTCGGGCAGTATATTGATTTCCTGTTGCGTTATTCGGCGATCAAGCAGGATTTCCGCGACTGCAAGCACCTGCTGGGCGTGTCGGAGTTGCGCTGCCATTGGTTGGTAGATTATTCATGGGAGGCGATTGCCTATATTTCCCAAGGGATGCACCTGTACGCCAACAATGCTTACGTGACCCTGTTTGGCTTTGAGGGGATGGCTGAAGTGCGTTCCATGCCGGTTGCCCAACTGGCAGAAGCGGTTGAGCGCAAAACATTTGAGGCCATGAGTAGGGCTGCTGATGTGGGCAGCAAGCCTTCCAACCGTTTGCTGATTACCTTGCGTACTTTGGATGGGGAACGGATGCGGGCTGAAATTCGCTTCATTCCGGCAGTGCTCAAGGGCAAGCGTTGCACCCAATTACATGTGCGTCCACTGGAACGCAATATGCTTAAAGGCGTGTCAATGCGTAAACAGGATAACCCGTGGGAAGCGGCTGAACAGCGCCTTCATGATGCACCTGCCCCGCCTGTCGCACCGGTAGTGGTGTCGGCGGTTGCCAAAGCGGTTGTGCCGCCGCCGATTAGCGGGATGAACATGGTTTTCCACAAATTTCAGCGTTTGCGTGAGAATCTGCCCAACCTGTATATGGCTACCCCCGAGTTTCAGCAGAAAGCCCAACGGCTGGACTATGCCGCCTTGCTTAGACAGTTGGTGACACCTGCTAGCCGTTTTCGTCTAGACTACTGGAATCTGGGGCAAGCAGTGTTGAAACTGTCAGCTCAGGGGAATGAAAAGCCCGGTTATCTGGTTTTTGTGTCAGTGGGCGGGTCGATTCTGAATAATGAAACTGATTTGAAGCGCGTCATCGAATTGCTGAATGCTGCACCTGCCGCCGCAGAGCGGATTGTGTTAGCACTTCAATACCGTGATTGCATGGAGCAAATGGCTGGCCTAAGCAAGGTGATTAAACTGTTCCGGGCAGTAGGCGTCAAACTGGCTATTGACGATTTGCCGGATGAGCCACGGGCATTGAAATTTGTCCAGGTGGTGAAACCTGCGCTGGTATGTCTGGATGTGACGAAAACGCAGCGTTTGCCAGCCTTTGTTGCGCAACTGGCTGAAAGCCGCTGCCCAGTCATCATTCCGGGCATTCAGGACAAAGCTGCCTTGAAAGTCGCGTATTCAACGGCGGCTGCTTATGTGCAGGGTGGTGTTAGAACATAA
- a CDS encoding glycosyltransferase gives MKKIAIVIAELAAPGGAEKVAVDLAEEFRLRDYEVTVVKFARLPPEITRHDVPVRIINLDIPERPGGLLTQVYILLQRAWQFRKLFQREQFDHIFSFLEAANVPCALACADSVLSVHLDPSTMTRSEWLAFRWLYPRAKRVIAVSRQMQDLLEKQAHLKNVNCIYNPVNTRLIGEKAQETLSIDGRFILAVGRLEKQKRFDLLIEAFAQSKARHDCKLVIVGRGSQQVLLAAQIKTLGLEERVIMIGFDPNPYKYMAKAEFQVMSSDYEGYPLVLIEALSLGCPIVSTDCPTGPREIIRHGENGLLVEKGNVGAIAAGIDELFYDAEKQARMRQQGRESVRGNDIAAVADAWLAA, from the coding sequence ATGAAAAAAATAGCGATCGTCATTGCGGAATTGGCTGCGCCGGGTGGGGCAGAAAAGGTAGCGGTGGATCTTGCCGAGGAGTTTCGCCTACGTGATTATGAGGTGACGGTGGTCAAGTTTGCACGTTTGCCACCGGAGATCACTCGCCATGACGTGCCGGTCAGGATCATTAATCTGGATATTCCCGAACGACCGGGCGGTTTGCTTACGCAGGTTTACATTCTGTTGCAGCGGGCATGGCAATTCCGCAAGCTGTTCCAGCGTGAGCAGTTTGATCATATCTTTTCCTTTCTGGAAGCCGCCAATGTGCCTTGTGCGCTGGCTTGCGCTGATTCGGTGTTATCCGTACACCTTGACCCCAGTACCATGACCCGCAGTGAATGGCTGGCTTTTCGCTGGTTGTATCCCCGCGCCAAACGGGTGATTGCGGTATCGCGTCAGATGCAGGATTTATTGGAAAAGCAGGCGCACCTGAAAAATGTTAACTGCATTTACAACCCGGTGAATACCCGCTTGATCGGCGAAAAAGCCCAGGAAACACTCAGTATTGACGGGCGTTTTATCCTGGCTGTCGGGCGTCTGGAAAAACAGAAGCGTTTTGATTTGCTGATCGAGGCATTTGCACAAAGCAAGGCGCGGCACGATTGTAAGTTGGTTATTGTAGGTCGTGGCAGCCAACAGGTATTATTGGCAGCGCAGATCAAAACGCTGGGGCTGGAAGAGCGGGTGATCATGATTGGTTTTGACCCTAACCCCTACAAGTACATGGCGAAAGCCGAATTTCAGGTAATGAGCAGCGACTACGAAGGCTATCCACTGGTGCTGATTGAAGCCTTGTCGCTGGGATGTCCGATTGTTTCAACGGATTGCCCGACGGGGCCGCGCGAGATTATCCGTCACGGTGAAAACGGTTTGCTGGTGGAAAAAGGCAACGTAGGCGCGATTGCCGCCGGGATTGATGAGCTGTTTTATGACGCTGAGAAACAGGCGCGGATGCGTCAACAGGGCAGGGAGTCAGTGCGTGGCAATGACATTGCTGCTGTCGCTGATGCATGGCTGGCGGCATGA
- a CDS encoding glycosyltransferase, translating to MTVRRKIALVVYSLGMGGAEKVVSDLSFQFAKQHDVTLILFDGSRRYYPYAGQLIDIQRPSKNGFVPRLFNFLDRAFQLRRIFKLKHFDTIISVMEHASFPSILASRLTIAANHCNPERNFSRFDWLFARWLFPRAKKVVAVSQDGMRIFQEHLRLKNLGCLYNPVNLHRIRELAKERPSVTIEGQYIVAAGRLSPEKNFVSLIDAYAQSQAHQTFKLLILGEGPERAALEQHIEDHDLKQQVILPGFMRNPYPYIAHAHCLVLSSLHEGFPVILIEALGLGRPVISTDCETGPREIIVQGENGLLVPTHDVPALAEALDRVCLDADVHAHFQQNATPSVEYLDIEKVAEQWLAL from the coding sequence ATGACAGTACGCAGAAAAATCGCCTTGGTGGTTTACTCGCTGGGCATGGGGGGCGCTGAAAAAGTGGTGTCTGACCTGTCGTTCCAGTTTGCCAAGCAGCATGATGTGACCCTCATCCTGTTTGATGGTAGCCGCCGGTATTACCCTTATGCCGGGCAATTGATCGACATTCAACGGCCTTCCAAAAATGGTTTTGTACCTAGGCTGTTTAATTTTCTGGATCGTGCTTTCCAGCTTCGGCGTATTTTCAAGCTGAAGCACTTTGATACGATTATCAGCGTGATGGAACACGCCAGTTTTCCTTCTATCTTGGCGAGTCGTTTGACCATTGCAGCCAATCACTGTAACCCGGAGCGGAATTTCAGCCGCTTTGACTGGTTGTTTGCCCGCTGGTTGTTCCCGCGTGCTAAAAAGGTGGTGGCGGTGTCTCAGGACGGGATGCGGATTTTTCAAGAGCATTTGCGCTTGAAAAACCTTGGTTGCTTGTATAACCCGGTCAATTTGCACCGTATCCGTGAGTTGGCGAAAGAACGCCCATCAGTGACGATCGAGGGTCAATATATCGTGGCGGCGGGGCGGCTTAGCCCGGAAAAGAACTTCGTGAGTTTGATTGATGCTTATGCACAATCACAAGCCCACCAAACCTTTAAACTCCTGATTCTGGGCGAAGGGCCGGAACGTGCTGCGCTGGAACAGCATATCGAGGATCATGATCTGAAACAGCAGGTGATCCTGCCCGGTTTTATGCGCAACCCTTACCCTTATATCGCTCATGCGCATTGTTTGGTGCTCTCCAGTTTACACGAAGGTTTTCCGGTGATCCTGATTGAAGCGTTGGGCTTGGGGCGTCCGGTGATTTCAACAGACTGTGAAACCGGGCCGCGCGAAATCATTGTGCAGGGTGAAAATGGTTTGTTAGTGCCTACCCATGATGTGCCCGCCTTGGCAGAAGCGCTGGATCGAGTCTGTCTGGATGCTGATGTACACGCCCATTTTCAACAAAATGCGACACCTTCCGTTGAATATCTCGACATCGAAAAGGTGGCGGAACAATGGCTCGCGCTCTGA